CAAAGTCAGCAtccctgtgtatgtgtgtgtatgtgtgtgtgtgtgtgtgtgtgtgtgtgtgtgtgtgtgtgtgtgtgtgtgtttacctgctTGTTCTGGGGTTTCTCACGTTCCTCACGAGATTTAAAGTGCTCGAcggagctgtaacacaacagagacactgctgtcagtttttgtttacaaaatgaaaattaCACCTGATGTTAACTGAAATACTCGCAACAGCTTACATTGGATGGTTGTTGAAAAGTTTGCCGTCGAGTCGTTCCTTTGCCAAATTCGCCGCCTTTTGAGACTCAAACTGGACATAACCGTACCCTTTTGTCCCCGTCTTGTAAGCTACAACCTTCAGGAGAGACACACAAtgttaacacacacaatttatatcAAACAGATCTAATACAGGACTTCAGTATAAAAAACACACTAATTATGCTATACAGATGTTATTCAGATCCAAACAAAGCTCAAACCTTGCATGACAGGACTTTTCCAAAGCATGAAAAGAGGTCAAAAAGGGTCAAGTTGTCATCTGTCTCCACATCTAAGTTTCTAATAAACAGGTTTCCAACGCCGCTCTTCCTTATGGTGGAATCCCTCTGACACCACATGACCCTCATTGGCTTCCCCATAATGGGCACACAATTAAGTGTTTCCAATGCTCGCTCAGCTGAGGGAACAAAATTCATTACAGGTGATTCATTTCAGGAAAAAAGTCATGTTCAGAATTATTGGTAACTTTGGTACAGACTGGTAAGAAATCAACTCTTTGaagttgtatttatttcatatatcatAACCATATCCAtgtaaaagaaatgttaaaTGATACAGAAATTACATCTGTAACCATAAATACAACTATAAAGAGCAGAAATAGTGTATAAAGTTTGGTGTGGTTTGAATTACCATCAGATTGCTGGTAAAAGTTGACATATGCATATCCAAGTGAAGCGCCGGTCTCCCATTTTTTGCAGACCCGGACGGAGTGAAGGTGGCCTGAAGGACTAAATTTCCATACAAGCATGGCTTCTGTCACTTCAGGGTGCAGATCACCCACATATAGTGTTGCGAGTTTGAAATTCATTTTTacctaaaaaaataacataaatcaAACTATTtagatatacagatatataataataattataatattaataataataataataataatgatataattaatatatatttatacagggagtgcagaattattaggcaaatgagtattttgaccacatcatcctcgttatgcatgttgtcttactccaagctgtataggctggaaagcctactaccaattaagcatattaggtgatgtgcatctctgtaatgagaaggggtgtggtctaatgacatcaacaccctatatcaggtgtgcataattattaggcaacttcctttcctttggcaaaatgggtcaaaagaaggacttgacaggctcagaaaagtcaaaaatagtgagatatattgcagagggatgcagcagtcttaaaatagccaagcttctgaagcgtgatcatcgaacaatcaagcgtttcattcaaaatagtcgacagggtcgcaagaagcgtgtggaaaaaccaaggcgcaaaataactgcccgtgaactgagaaaagtcaagcgtgcagctgccaagatgccacttgccaccagtttggccatatttcagagctgcaacatcactgagtgcccaaaagcacaaggtgtgcaatactcagagacatggccaaggtaagaaaggcagaaagtcgaccaccactgaacaagacacacaagctgaaacgtcaagactgggccaagaaatatctcaagactgatttttctaaggttttatggactgatgaaatgagagtgagtcttgatgggccagatggatgggcccgtggctggattggtaaagggcagagagctccagtccgactcagacgccagcaaggtggaggtggagtactggtttgggctggtatcatcaaagatgagcttgtggggccttttcgggttgaggatggagtcaagctgaactcccagtcctactgccagtttctggaagacaccttcttcaagcagtggtacaggaagaagtctgcatccttcaagaaaaacatgattttcatgcaggacaatgctccatcacacacgcccaagtactccacagcgtggctggcaagaaagggtataaaagaagaaaatctaatgatatggcctccttgttcacctgatctgaaccccattgagaacctgtggtccatcatcaaatgtgcgatttacaaggagggaaaacagtacacctctgaacagtgtctgggaggctgtggttgctgcacgcaatgttgatggtgaacagatcaaaacactgacagaatccatggatggcaggcttttgagtgtccttgcaaagaaaggtggctatattggtcactgatttgtttttgtttggttttgaatgtcagaaatgtatatttgtgaatgttgagatgttatattggtttcactggtaaaataaataattgaaatgggtatgaatttgtttttgttaagttgcctaataattatgcacagtaatagtcacctgcacacacagatatcccctaaaatagctaaaactaaaactacttccaaaaatattcagctttgatattaatgagtttttgtgttcattgagaacatggttgttgttcaaattaaatcctcaaataaaattaatcctcaaaaatacaacttgcctaataattctgcactcctgtatatatatatatatatatatatatatatatatatatatatatatatatatatatatatatatatatatatatatatgtgtgtgtgtgtgtgtgtgtgtgtgtgtgtgtgtgtgtgtgtgtgcaaggcTACACACCAGTTATAAATGTATAGTGGTAGAATAATCTTATAATCGCTGTTAGTTTATACTCCTGTTGTTTTTGCTGCTACTCGTATCGCTTGTTTTCGAGAAACTGATGAGATTCCACTGTGCAGAGGTGCATTATATATTTCATGTGACGTCACAGTAGGCGCGTATCCTCTGTTGCGTCACAGTAAACAGTTCGTGTCTCTCCGGTCACGTGACTCCGAGTTTGAGAGGAGAGGGGAGATGTAAAGTcgtgtcacttcctgttttttaatttatttggcgCGATTTGTTTGCGGCGGATtttacataacttttttttttttatcactttttcTTCCCAAAATCATCTTAAAAGATCTTTTTGATTCCCGGGATTCTTTCCTTCCCTGTCGGCTGCGTGTCTTTCGAGGAGCGCGTTTGTTCCCCTGttttaaagcagttttttttagAAGACATAAAAACCGAGGTAGGGGATTTTTCACCAATATGGCGATCATCCAGGttgttcactgtgtgtgtgtgtgagggcggAGTGTTTCGTCCGTTTTTCTCCGGGGCTCGCGATCATGTTATTTCAGGTGAAATGAACGTGAGTTCGCTCTCTGATGGAGAAGATCCGAGCTTTAGAGGAGCATCTCCATCAGGATTCTAAAAAGGGCTTAGTAAGAGGGAGAACAGTCCACTTTCTACACGGGGAAAAGTCTGGATGCTTCAGGTAGTAATTCTCCCACCACGGCATTAGAGCTCCTGATTTTACAGAAttgaacagttaaggtgaaccatgtgtatttatccctgatgaccAGCCTGGAAAAACTTCATTAGATgttataaagaagaaaccttgagaggaaccagactcaaaaagggaacccatcatcatgtgggtgacatcaagagtgtgatcataaatctttaaacaatacagaacactggagagtgagaactaacatgagcactgagtgtaagattatgattaatgttctttctacagtcttttattTGTGGtgataaaactaggagctactgagcaactcataaaatagctcaacatttgtgatcatcacagatccaacacctgcttctccatgccagagccttcaaacactccaggaggtccagtgtccaaactccacatgaagtgggatccaattaaCACTGGTACGTCTCCTAGATGGTTCGAGATGTTTGTGGGGTcgacatctacttctttaaaggtccacaatctttataaggtgggacgtgattggggctggagcaacctcaggatgcttcGGGATGGGGAGAGGAAGAATCAGAGCATTGGAGCTCCTGAATGGCGCGAGTGGGGACGGACACCATGGCATACTCGTGAAATCCAAACTAACACTCCACTGCTTCACTGTGTGTAGGATAGAAAAGTCCTTCACTAAAGTGGTGAGAGAAGGAGAACTGATTCCCCAGATGATGGACAGAACATGGGGTCTGACCAGGTAGTTGACACAAGTGGTTAAAACAAcaattttctttcacacacagcacacgGAAACAACTTTCTAATAATGCAACCGAAACTTCCTGTCCAGCGATAAACAAAACTgacaattcatttattttatttttatcaagtCGAAATAAAAGGCAGTGTCGATAAACATTCgtaaaacttttacatttcaaaGACACGATGTACAAATCTAAAGCTGTGTATCGGCAAGAATCGGGCGATACGATACGCATCACGACGCGGGGGTTACGATACGATATTTTGCGATACGTTCCGATACTGTAAGCAAGTCGATATTACTGGGGTATTTCTTATTTTCGGAATTTGGATATAATTTTAGGAAATCTGTTATTAAGAGCAGACCACCATATGCAAACCTCAGCTAAAAAATTTCACCAGCACACAGCGGGATCtgaatttgcattaattacATCTAAAATGACACTGCTAACCCGAACTTCTTAAACCCACCCACGTGCCAGCCCAGTGTCACGTATCACACGTCAGTGTCAAGTGTTTTGCAGTACATGAACACTATTAATATCATTGTACTAAATATGGTATACTGCCGTAGCTAGTCTGAGTctttacttacacacttaccATAAACATTTATGTAGGGAtacacaataattattattttctctccTGTCGTccctctactctctctctccctcactatctctctctctctcctctctctctctctctctctctctctccctctatctctctatctctctctatctctctctctctctcctctctatctctctatctctctctctctctcctctctctctctctatctctctatctctctctctctctctctctctctctctctctctatctctctctctctctctctctccctttctctctctctctctctctctctctctctctctctctctcctctctatctctctctctctctctctctctccctcctctgtatctctgtctctctctccctcctctctgtctctctctatttcctctctatctatctatctatctatctatctatctatctatctatctatctatctatctatctatctatctttctctctctctctctctctctctctctctctctctctctctctctctctctctctctctctctctctctttcattaatgtctgtgtgtattattattattattattattattatatcattattattatggtcCATTTCTAAAGGAAAGAATAGAATTATGGGCAAATAAAAGAGAAATCGGCTTCTTGGCCCCAGGGGTTTGAATAAGTGAATGtataaatgcatgaatgaatgaaggaatgaaggaatcaataaatttataaattaataaattgaaaGAATAAGTAAATATCTTGTGTGTTTCCTAAATGCAGACATTTGATAAAAGATGATGAAATAAGTAAATCAGTTaagaaaatatgtttataaatgtaaatattaaatgtaaaacacacaataatatacacattttcattACCCACATGGACTCTAAcgaaagtaaaatatttaaataaatattattatttttatcattttatttaatcaatttaatttgtgacaCTTTAATCAAATACTCAATTTATTCAATATACCTTAATTGATatattttactgaaatattttatttatataaagagaATCACTAGTAAACAATGATATTTTGATGgctttataatttataaacaatGAAGGATATTAACTTACATTAACCAATTTATtacataaatgttatattttatttcctcTACATGAATATATAAGATTGCAGTAGGATTTGTGAGGCTTTTGCACGGCTTCAGTGAATCAAcatctaaaaaatatttaatttcaatatTCAATGGTATTGATATTAAagatagaaaatgtaataatattaatactattaataatttaagaaTATCAACTGGAAGTTGATTTGgacttataataacaaatacTGTGTcactaataaaattaattatataattaataatttatccaACTAATCAGTTCCTAAAGATTTTTGTGAATTGCATGATGAGACAGTTTTGCATCTGTATGcagaaatgtatgtaaaatttttatttatttattttattaatatttatttcctaTGTTGACTGGATATAAATTGATATAaggaaaaaatgttatattttctttaaaaaaacaacacataaatcttgaaaatgtattaggtaagttttatatacataaatgtaaattttcagAAAGTTAGTATATTagttattataactatatatttacACCCTATGAGATTATTATTTCTTCCTTATTTTTCCTTcataaaatgtgaatattatgtttctaatatttcattatagaataaaaaatgtttcagtatacaataaaaaaaaaataaataaataaaaataataataaataaataataaaaattaataaataaataataatataatataatatttgttgtttgtttgttttttatgttataatATAAAAGGTTGCATATTTTCAGAATAACATTGGATATATTGGATTATTATTggatatattattttataaactaatTCTAAATTAATCAAAATTGAGTCCATTTTGTTAAAAGGGTGAAAATCACAACTAACCGTAATCAAAGTTATTAAAGTGCAATCATATTAATAGAgctgttattatttataacttGTTCATTGCTTCAATTAAATGGGTTTAAtccaaaactaattaaaaaagcagtgtttaaaaaaaaaagtttcaatcGCCTGAGACCCTGAAAATACCCCCATTGACTCAAAAGGTACTTACTCTGAAGTGTGTTTGAGGGGGTCCGCTGATGGACCTGCTGCCATTGATAGTAAACGACTGGCCATTCAATAGACTTGCGTTCAAATAAATAGCCAGTGTCGTATCGTaggttttaaaataatgacTCTTATAATGTTCTCATGATCTGTAGTCAGACATGGAGAAGCTCTGTTCATTAGAGAAACCACTACCCTGTCCTCGTTTAACAGTTTTAACCATTAGAAATTCCTGCAATACTGCTCCGATCTTAAACAgcataataaaaaaggttttaggCCGGCCCTGCTTTCCCCACTAAAgctattttctatttaattcacccctatttctattcttttctttagAAATGAATCATAATATTATTGATTATAATAAGAACAATAATTAATACACAGGGAAATTACTGAAAAAATGCACCGTACCAATTAAAGTCACAAACTGtggaaacacttcatataaacagactGTATAATCACTAAAAGCATTTTAATGGGGTTAATTGGCCTATTCTGCGAAAAGTACATCTACGTACTAATTAGACTGTATCTCCATCCTGTTCCTAATAAACTGCCATTTGAGTGAGATTTACAGTACATTAACCAa
This Silurus meridionalis isolate SWU-2019-XX chromosome 15, ASM1480568v1, whole genome shotgun sequence DNA region includes the following protein-coding sequences:
- the LOC124398216 gene encoding polyadenylate-binding protein 1-like 2, whose amino-acid sequence is MNFKLATLYVGDLHPEVTEAMLVWKFSPSGHLHSVRVCKKWETGASLGYAYVNFYQQSDAERALETLNCVPIMGKPMRVMWCQRDSTIRKSGVGNLFIRNLDVETDDNLTLFDLFSCFGKVLSCKVVAYKTGTKGYGYVQFESQKAANLAKERLDGKLFNNHPISVEHFKSREEREKPQNKQKELQLFIKNLDEHINNEYLHREFSKFGTVTKAKVIIENGRSRGFGFVHFSSAKEATKAMSQMNGRIWGGKQIFVEVARRKEERQPQIPAVGQSPGPPQVPAVGQSPAPPQVSPVGQSPAPPQVPAVGQSPAPPQVPAVAQKTLRISLTGKFQLTSIN